Proteins from a genomic interval of Nocardia sp. BMG51109:
- a CDS encoding Hsp70 family protein: MSSVLGVSVGAGVIRVARPHPGNPAGHFAPDRFDLQAAQVREQRVAEVAAEAVGAALAAAPDITATSVAYRSEQHARSVRGALARRQLTNYELVPEVVAALEFLQAAGELPGLRTIALYDLGSSGLSVSVVDVAGRQVHYSERTSDISGDYLDSLIREQQITAGRIAHPADPAGLAELDQLCRQAKEQLSTTTAVALPSEHGLVLISQESFEALIMLAVESSARMTRDVITRSEQAVQAVVVIGGCARIPLVARVLERWLGMPVTVPPDPESVVVRGAALLGRPTPPMAQPHSAATFDDRTEQLSLPWSAGASTRAERRRATLGRDSHGRRRELSVAGIAVATLVVVSALGLGMGWGPQVLQGDSHENSAPSSVPSTSPRPAALEPSVPAAPSDTTNEAVAPPPPSQRRQAPTEAEAPPPNQNTIVVPGLPPIVVPTIPPLLPQLPPGPQHQR, encoded by the coding sequence ATGAGTTCGGTACTGGGAGTCTCGGTGGGGGCCGGCGTCATTCGCGTCGCGCGGCCGCACCCCGGGAATCCTGCCGGACATTTCGCCCCCGACCGTTTCGATCTCCAAGCGGCGCAGGTGCGCGAGCAGCGGGTGGCGGAGGTGGCCGCCGAGGCGGTCGGCGCCGCGCTCGCGGCGGCGCCCGATATCACCGCCACGTCCGTCGCCTACCGTTCCGAGCAGCATGCCCGCTCCGTGCGCGGTGCGCTGGCCCGCCGCCAGCTCACCAATTACGAGCTGGTGCCGGAAGTCGTGGCGGCCCTGGAGTTTCTGCAGGCCGCCGGCGAGCTGCCCGGCCTGCGCACCATCGCGCTGTACGACCTGGGTAGTTCGGGTCTGTCGGTGAGCGTGGTCGATGTCGCCGGCCGCCAGGTCCACTACAGCGAGCGCACCAGCGATATCAGCGGTGACTATCTGGATTCGCTGATCCGGGAACAGCAGATCACCGCCGGCCGGATCGCCCACCCGGCCGACCCGGCGGGGCTGGCGGAGCTGGATCAGCTGTGCCGGCAGGCGAAGGAGCAGCTGTCGACGACCACGGCGGTCGCGCTGCCGTCCGAGCACGGCCTGGTGCTGATCTCGCAGGAGAGCTTCGAGGCGTTGATCATGCTGGCCGTGGAGTCCTCGGCCCGGATGACCAGGGACGTGATCACCCGTTCGGAGCAGGCCGTGCAGGCGGTGGTGGTGATCGGCGGCTGCGCCCGGATTCCGCTCGTGGCACGGGTTCTGGAGCGCTGGCTGGGCATGCCGGTGACGGTGCCGCCGGATCCCGAGTCGGTGGTGGTGCGCGGTGCGGCGCTGCTGGGCCGACCGACTCCGCCGATGGCGCAGCCGCATTCGGCCGCGACGTTCGACGATCGGACCGAGCAGCTGTCTCTGCCCTGGTCGGCGGGTGCCTCGACGCGGGCCGAGCGGCGGCGCGCGACGCTCGGGCGGGACTCGCACGGTCGTCGGCGCGAATTGAGCGTGGCGGGTATCGCGGTGGCCACCCTGGTGGTGGTCTCGGCGCTGGGCCTGGGCATGGGCTGGGGGCCGCAAGTGCTGCAAGGGGATTCGCACGAGAATTCCGCTCCCAGCTCGGTGCCCAGCACGTCCCCACGCCCGGCCGCGCTGGAGCCCTCGGTCCCCGCGGCCCCCAGCGACACCACCAACGAGGCGGTCGCCCCGCCGCCGCCCTCGCAGCGTCGGCAGGCCCCCACGGAGGCGGAAGCCCCACCGCCCAACCAGAACACGATCGTCGTCCCGGGCCTGCCCCCGATAGTCGTCCCGACGATCCCCCCGCTGCTCCCGCAGCTCCCACCGGGACCACAGCACCAACGCTGA
- a CDS encoding pyridoxal phosphate-dependent aminotransferase has translation MGRVSPTSHSPHQPPRVLEQSTKLQNVVYEIRGPVHAHAARLEAEGHRILKLNIGNPAPFGFEAPDVIMRDMIAALPNAQGYSESKGILSARRAIFTRYELVPGFPEFDVDDVYLGNGVSELITVTMQALLNNGDEVLIPAPDYPLWTAMTSLAGGTPVHYLCDESIGWQPDIADIESKITDRTKALLVINPNNPTGAVYSAEVLQQLVDLARKHRLLLLADEIYDKILYDDAKHISLATLAPDLLCLTFNGLSKAYRVAGYRSGWLVITGPKEHAAGFLEGIDLLASSRLCPNVPAQHAIQVALGGYQSIEDLILPGGRLLEQRDVAWERLNMIPGVSCVKPRGALYAFPRLDPEVHEIHDDSKLILDLLLQEKILMVQGTGFNWPQHDHLRIVTLPWARDLAVAIERFGNFLASYRQ, from the coding sequence ATAGGACGGGTGAGCCCTACCAGTCATTCCCCGCATCAGCCCCCGCGCGTCCTGGAGCAGTCCACCAAGCTCCAGAACGTCGTCTACGAGATCCGGGGTCCGGTGCACGCACATGCGGCACGACTGGAGGCCGAGGGCCACCGCATCCTCAAGCTCAATATCGGCAACCCCGCGCCGTTCGGGTTCGAGGCGCCCGACGTCATCATGCGCGACATGATCGCGGCGCTGCCGAATGCGCAGGGGTATTCGGAGTCGAAGGGCATCCTGTCCGCCCGGCGCGCGATCTTCACCCGCTACGAGCTGGTGCCCGGCTTCCCGGAGTTCGACGTGGACGACGTCTATCTGGGCAACGGCGTGTCCGAGCTGATCACCGTCACCATGCAGGCGCTGCTGAACAACGGCGACGAGGTGCTGATCCCGGCCCCGGACTACCCGCTGTGGACGGCGATGACCAGCCTGGCCGGCGGCACACCGGTGCACTACCTGTGCGACGAGTCCATCGGCTGGCAGCCCGATATCGCCGATATCGAATCGAAGATCACCGACCGGACCAAGGCGCTGCTGGTGATCAACCCCAACAATCCGACGGGCGCGGTGTATTCGGCGGAGGTGTTGCAGCAGCTGGTCGACCTGGCGCGCAAGCACCGCCTGCTGCTGCTGGCCGACGAGATCTACGACAAGATCCTCTACGACGACGCCAAGCACATCTCGCTGGCAACTTTGGCGCCCGACCTGCTCTGTTTGACTTTCAATGGCCTGTCCAAGGCCTACCGGGTGGCGGGTTACCGCTCCGGATGGCTGGTGATCACCGGGCCGAAGGAGCATGCGGCCGGCTTCCTGGAGGGCATCGATCTGCTGGCCTCCTCGCGACTGTGCCCGAATGTCCCCGCGCAGCACGCTATTCAGGTGGCCCTCGGCGGGTATCAGAGCATCGAGGATCTCATCCTGCCGGGCGGGCGGCTGCTCGAGCAGCGGGATGTGGCCTGGGAGAGGCTCAATATGATTCCCGGCGTCTCGTGCGTGAAGCCGAGGGGCGCGCTCTACGCCTTCCCGCGGCTGGATCCGGAGGTACACGAGATCCACGACGACTCCAAGCTGATCCTGGATCTGCTGCTGCAGGAGAAGATCCTGATGGTGCAGGGCACCGGGTTCAACTGGCCGCAACACGATCATCTGCGGATCGTGACGCTGCCGTGGGCGCGGGATCTGGCGGTGGCGATCGAGCGGTTCGGCAACTTCCTGGCCAGCTATCGGCAGTGA
- a CDS encoding DNA-binding transcriptional regulator, with the protein MSIREFAAHLGVHERLVSKWEAGGLRVHPRPVNQAALDTSLARSDEVVRARFAALIDQPLIDRTEPDFEVRLDNSAPANYSSDAELLALVDTGAMRSDVLAEISERDLIMAAAHEASEHAGRAETTNVGATALEQLDADVSRIANDYVHVPPVPMMVEMLRVRRRVYRLLEGQQKPSDTTHLYLLAGMLSGLLANASTDLGYHDAAGEQARAAWAYAELCEHNGLRAWTRGMQALIEYGAQRPRRGVVLAQNGQQYAESVTARVRLHNIEARIWAKLGSPTDTERCIGNADTARDGSTTDNLHDEVGGVFGFNEPKSQYYAGATYIHLGQAEPALRATQRAIELYTTGPEERRSYGAESLARVDNATAHLINGSLDGAADALHPVLTLSEDKRIAQLEERLSGVRRRIAGPEFRDAVEARQLDERIEEFCGAGVVRGMIPVNSTS; encoded by the coding sequence ATGAGTATTCGGGAGTTCGCGGCGCATCTCGGCGTGCACGAACGTCTGGTGTCGAAATGGGAGGCGGGGGGCCTCCGGGTGCACCCCCGTCCGGTCAATCAGGCCGCGCTGGACACATCCCTGGCCAGGTCCGACGAGGTAGTGCGGGCACGGTTCGCGGCGTTGATCGATCAGCCGTTGATCGATCGAACCGAACCTGATTTCGAAGTGCGCCTGGATAATTCGGCGCCTGCCAACTATTCGAGCGACGCGGAACTTTTGGCACTGGTCGACACCGGTGCGATGAGAAGTGATGTGTTGGCCGAGATTTCGGAGAGGGATCTGATCATGGCGGCTGCCCATGAAGCTAGCGAGCACGCCGGTCGGGCCGAGACCACCAATGTGGGTGCCACCGCTCTGGAGCAACTCGACGCCGATGTCTCGCGCATTGCCAATGATTACGTCCACGTACCTCCGGTTCCGATGATGGTGGAAATGCTGCGGGTGCGCAGACGGGTTTATCGGCTCCTGGAGGGACAGCAGAAGCCCTCGGACACAACGCATCTGTACCTACTGGCCGGTATGTTGTCGGGGCTGCTGGCCAACGCCAGCACCGACCTCGGCTATCACGACGCCGCCGGCGAACAGGCAAGGGCCGCCTGGGCCTACGCGGAACTGTGCGAGCACAACGGCTTGCGCGCCTGGACCCGCGGCATGCAGGCGCTGATCGAATACGGCGCGCAACGGCCGCGACGCGGGGTGGTGCTGGCGCAGAACGGCCAGCAATACGCCGAATCGGTGACGGCCCGGGTTCGGCTGCACAACATCGAGGCCCGCATCTGGGCGAAACTGGGCAGCCCCACCGATACCGAGCGCTGCATCGGCAACGCCGACACCGCCCGCGACGGCTCCACCACCGACAACCTGCACGACGAGGTCGGCGGCGTCTTCGGATTCAACGAGCCGAAGAGCCAGTACTACGCCGGCGCCACGTATATCCACCTGGGGCAGGCCGAGCCGGCGCTGCGCGCGACCCAGCGCGCCATCGAGCTGTATACGACCGGCCCCGAGGAGCGGCGCTCCTACGGCGCGGAGTCGCTGGCCCGCGTGGACAACGCCACGGCGCACCTGATCAACGGCAGCCTCGACGGCGCCGCCGACGCGCTGCACCCGGTGCTGACACTGTCCGAGGACAAGCGCATCGCCCAGCTGGAGGAGCGGCTGAGCGGGGTGCGCCGGCGCATCGCCGGCCCGGAGTTCCGCGATGCGGTCGAGGCCCGCCAGCTGGACGAACGCATCGAGGAGTTCTGCGGGGCCGGCGTCGTGCGCGGAATGATCCCGGTGAATTCGACATCCTGA
- a CDS encoding lytic polysaccharide monooxygenase auxiliary activity family 9 protein, whose protein sequence is MSRRMLSLVGAAAGIAPIIVAVLPAAAASAHGYVSSPPSRQAQCAAGTVSCGDISYEPQSVEGPQGLKSCGADKYPELDDDSKGWKVTDVGNKVDFTWANTAQHKTANWEYYIGDTQVAKVDGKNEMPGDTVTHSIDLSKFTGKQKLLAVWNIGDTSNAFYSCVDLNVGGGEGSGTTAPTTSSQPSSSQPATSAPATTTPGGSTSSQPTSSQPTSAQPAQPTTSAPATSTPSGAN, encoded by the coding sequence GTGAGCAGAAGAATGCTGTCCCTCGTCGGTGCGGCCGCCGGAATCGCGCCGATCATCGTCGCCGTCCTCCCCGCCGCGGCCGCGAGCGCGCACGGCTACGTCTCCTCGCCACCGAGCCGTCAGGCCCAGTGCGCCGCCGGCACGGTGTCCTGCGGTGACATCAGCTACGAACCGCAGAGCGTGGAGGGCCCGCAGGGCCTGAAGAGCTGCGGCGCCGACAAGTACCCCGAACTGGACGACGACTCCAAGGGCTGGAAGGTCACCGACGTCGGCAACAAGGTCGATTTCACCTGGGCCAACACGGCCCAGCACAAGACCGCCAACTGGGAGTACTACATCGGCGACACCCAGGTGGCGAAGGTGGACGGCAAGAACGAGATGCCGGGCGACACCGTCACCCACAGCATCGATCTCAGCAAGTTCACCGGCAAGCAGAAGCTGCTCGCCGTCTGGAACATCGGCGACACCTCGAACGCCTTCTACTCCTGTGTCGACCTGAACGTCGGCGGCGGCGAGGGCTCCGGCACCACGGCGCCGACCACATCGTCCCAGCCGAGTTCGTCCCAGCCGGCCACCAGCGCCCCGGCGACCACCACCCCCGGCGGCTCGACCTCCTCGCAGCCGACGTCCTCACAACCGACGTCCGCGCAGCCGGCCCAGCCCACGACGAGCGCTCCGGCGACGTCGACCCCGTCCGGTGCCAACTGA